In the Geobacter sp. FeAm09 genome, one interval contains:
- a CDS encoding pyridoxamine 5'-phosphate oxidase family protein, whose amino-acid sequence MISEAMRQFIENTPLVYVASADAKGHPHVAAGKHLTVSDGTLLVFENWFCPVTLHNIARNAHVAVVVAAPGAKNGYQLIGRVVKPHDDPRLPGENAGPVPLEAPPALTRFVVRVEEIMEFSTGIHFDIPINPGYPLPERLG is encoded by the coding sequence ATGATTTCGGAAGCGATGCGTCAGTTCATTGAAAACACCCCCTTGGTCTATGTGGCTTCCGCGGATGCGAAGGGACATCCCCATGTGGCGGCCGGCAAGCACCTGACCGTCAGCGACGGGACGCTCCTGGTATTCGAAAACTGGTTCTGCCCGGTAACGCTGCACAACATTGCCCGCAATGCCCATGTGGCGGTTGTTGTGGCTGCACCCGGGGCCAAGAATGGCTATCAACTGATCGGCCGGGTGGTAAAGCCGCACGACGACCCCCGCCTGCCGGGCGAAAACGCAGGCCCCGTGCCCCTGGAAGCGCCTCCCGCCCTGACCAGGTTCGTGGTTCGGGTAGAGGAGATCATGGAGTTTTCAACGGGAATACATTTCGATATCCCCATCAATCCCGGCTATCCATTGCCGGAACGCCTCGGGTAG
- a CDS encoding metalloregulator ArsR/SmtB family transcription factor codes for MNVTQSLAIMKALADESRLAIVSSLLEQPQYAEEIAKRHALAPSTVSFHLKKLEQAGLIDSRKEQYYVVVTANVPLLGTTLKELVAACATGKALQDERFDAHRIKVIATFFPHGTLERLPAQHKKRLIVLEQFALRFKAGRRYTESEVTGLIKPLFNDYCTVRRLLVDEGLIRRDEGGYWRQGQDTGTTALSLPHAPQAGDATRQRRAEMKRVYKESRPAMGIYQIRNKNNGKLFIEGSANLSGTKTNREFQLRMGTFPSSPSLKKELAEYGAAAFEVSVLEELPLPQPGERPERLLLAAKLRWQEQLQPFGEQGYNSRAQFERESARYQ; via the coding sequence ATGAACGTCACACAGAGCCTCGCCATCATGAAAGCCCTGGCCGACGAATCTCGCCTGGCCATTGTCAGTTCGCTGCTGGAACAGCCCCAGTACGCGGAGGAGATCGCCAAGCGCCATGCCCTAGCCCCCTCCACGGTGTCTTTCCACCTGAAAAAGCTGGAGCAGGCCGGGCTGATCGACAGCCGCAAGGAGCAGTATTACGTGGTGGTGACGGCCAACGTGCCGCTATTGGGCACCACCCTGAAGGAACTGGTGGCGGCGTGCGCCACCGGCAAGGCGTTGCAGGACGAACGCTTCGACGCCCACCGGATAAAGGTGATTGCCACCTTTTTCCCCCACGGCACACTGGAGCGCCTACCGGCCCAGCACAAAAAACGCCTGATCGTGCTGGAACAGTTCGCGCTACGCTTCAAGGCGGGGCGGCGCTATACGGAAAGCGAGGTGACCGGGTTGATCAAGCCGTTGTTCAACGATTATTGCACCGTGCGCCGTCTGCTGGTGGACGAGGGGTTGATCCGGCGCGACGAAGGGGGCTACTGGAGGCAGGGGCAGGACACCGGGACCACGGCGCTGTCGCTACCCCATGCCCCGCAGGCGGGCGACGCAACGCGGCAGCGGCGGGCGGAGATGAAACGGGTCTACAAGGAGAGCCGCCCGGCCATGGGGATCTACCAGATCAGGAACAAAAACAACGGCAAGCTGTTCATCGAAGGCAGCGCCAACCTGAGCGGCACCAAGACCAACCGGGAGTTTCAACTGCGCATGGGCACCTTCCCCTCCAGCCCGAGCCTGAAAAAGGAATTGGCCGAATACGGCGCCGCTGCCTTCGAGGTGAGCGTGCTGGAAGAACTGCCGCTGCCGCAGCCGGGAGAACGGCCGGAACGGCTGCTATTGGCCGCCAAGCTGCGCTGGCAGGAGCAACTGCAACCCTTCGGCGAACAGGGTTACAACAGCCGCGCCCAGTTCGAGCGCGAAAGCGCCCGGTATCAATGA